The Phaeobacter gallaeciensis DSM 26640 genomic sequence GGGGCAAGGCGTGGTGTTTAGCTGCCACGGGCGGGTTTGGCGGCGCGGCTCTCTGCCTTCACCTCATCCCAGAGGGCATCCATCTCCGCCAGATCGCTGTCTTCGGGACGTTTGCCACGAGCGGCGAGCTTGGCCTCCACGCCCTCAAACCGGCGGGTGAACTTGGCATTGGCGGCGCGCAATGCGGCCTCCGGCTCAACCCCCAGATGGCGGCCGAGATTGGCCATCACAAACATCAGATCGCCGAATTCCTCCTCGACCTCCGCTTGGCTCAAACTGTCACGCGCCTCGACCAGTTCGGCGGATTCCTCGGCGATCTTGGCGATGACATTGTCGGCGGAGGGCCAGTCAAAGCCAACCCGCGCGGCGCGTTTTTGCAGCTTATAGGCCCGCAGCAGCGCCGGTAGGCCGACCGCGACTCCGTCCAACGTGCCCTGCTGCGCCTTGCCCGCACGTTCCGCGGCCTTGATCGTCTCCCAGTCGGCAGTCTGCTGATCGGCGGATTTCTCTCGGCTCTCATCGCCAAACACGTGCGGGTGGCGCGACACCATTTTGTTGGACATGGTGGTGACCACATCCTGAAAGGTGAAATGCCCGGCCTCTGCCGCCATCTGGGCATGAAACACCGACTGAAACAGCAGATCGCCCAGCTCACCCTTCAACTCATCCCATGCTTCGCGCTCAATTGCGTCGGCAACTTCGTAAGCCTCTTCAATGGTATAGGGCGCGATGCTCGCGAAATCCTGCTCGATATCCCAGGGGCAGCCGCCCTTTGGATCGCGCAGACGGCGCATGATTTCCAACAGCCGTTCGATGCCGGCGGTTTCATTGTGGATGAGATCGGTTTCGGGCATTGCGGCGGCTCTTGTTCCAGTGTCAGATGCATCAATCCCGAGTCTGACCAAGGAGTCCACCCCCATGCCGGTTGTGAACCGAATTGCCAATTACGCCGACGAGATGAAGACCTGGCGTCGGCATCTGCACCAGATCCCCGAGCTGGCGCTGGACCTGCCGAAAACCGCGGCCTTCGTGGCCGAGCGGCTGCGCGAATTTGGTGTGGATGAGCTGCATGAGGGCATCGCGACCAGTGGCATGGTGGCGATCATCAATGGGCAGGGCCATGACGCAGGTGACGGTCCGACCATCGGATTGCGCGCCGACATGGACGCGCTCCCGATCCCTGAGGAAAGCGGTGTTGAGTATACCTCGGGCCACGCCGGCAATATGCATGCCTGTGGTCACGACGGTCACACCACCATGCTTTTGGGGGCCGCCAAATACCTTGCGGAGACGCGCAACTTTACGGGCCGTGTCGCGCTGATCTTCCAACCAGCGGAGGAAGCCATCGGCGGTGCCCGTATCATGGTCGAAGAGGGCATCATGGAGCGGTTCAACATCGGCGAGGTCTATGCCCTGCATAATGCGCCGGGTCTGCCGGTGGGGGCTTTCGCCACCACGCCGGGGCCGTTGATGGCGGCGGTGGATAGCTTCCACATCAACATTCAGGGTGTCGGTGGCCATGGGGCGATGCCGCATGAAACCCGCGATCCGGTGATGGCGGCCTGTGGTATGGCGCAGGCGATCCAGACGATTGTATCGCGCAACCACTATGCGCTGGATGATCTCGTGGTCTCCGTCACCCAGATCCACACCGGCACCGTCGACAATGTGATCCCCGACACTGCCTATATCAACGGCACTGTCCGCACCTTTGATCCGCGTGTGCAGGAGATGGTGATGCGGCGGATGAAGGAGATTGTTGCCGGTCAGGCGGCCAGCTACGGTGTTGAGGCTGAGCTGGATTATGAGGTCGGCTACCCCGCCACCATCAATGACGCGTCCAAGACGGGGTTCGCGGCCAGCGTCGCGGGCGAGGTTGCAGGCCCTGAGAATGTGGAGGCCGAGGCCGGGCGCGAAATGGGGGCGGAGGATTTCTCCTACATGCTTCAGGCCCGCCCCGGCGCCTATTTGTTTTTAGGGCAGGGCGACAGCGCGGGGCTGCATCATCCGAAGTATGATTTCAACGATGAGATCGCGCCGATTGGGGCGTCGTTTTTCGCCCGTCTGGTCGAGAGAGCACAGCCGACTGCCAAGCTGTCCGCCGACGGGTGACAAGCTCAATGGGGTCGGCTATCTGATCACACATCCGGTGCAGACAGGGGAGGCGCAGAATGGCGCTAGAAGACGCAAAGCACATGATCGATCACGCCTTTACGCGTGAGGATATGAAAGGTCTCAGCTTTGAGATCACCTTTGGTGGGGCAACGTCTTTCCTGCGACGTAAATATACCAAGGATCTGACCGGGGTGGATATTGCGGTTACAGGCGTGCCGTTTGATCAGGCGGTGACCAACCGGCCCGGAACCCGGCTGGGTCCCCGCGCCATCCGCGAAGCGTCTTGCTTGCAAAGCCCGGATGAACCCTATGGCTGGCCGCATAGCCCGCTCAGCACGCTGGCCATCGCCGACTATGGCGATCTGGCCTTTGATCACGCGGATGTTCCGGCCTTTCCCGCTGCCCTGACGGATCATATCCGGGGTATTCTGGCGACCGATACGGCTTCGGTCGTCTTGGGCGGGGATCACTATATCAGCTTCCCGATCCTCAAGGCCTATGCCGAAAAATACGGCCCCATCTCGCTGTTGCAGTTTGATGCCCATACCGACACCTGGCCCGACGACAATATGGACCGGATCGACCATGGGACCATGTTCTACAAGGCCGTGAAATCCGGCATCGTGGATCCCAAGACATCCGTTCAGGTGGGGATCCGCACCACCAATGACGACACGCTGGGTGTGAACATCATCGACGCGCCCACCGTGCATGAGATCGGCCCGGTTGAGACCGCGAAACGGATCAAGGCGATCCTTGGCGACCGACCAACCTATCTGACCTTTGACATCGATGCGTTGGATCCGGCCTATGCGCCCGGCACCGGCACGCCGGTCTGGGGCGGGCTGACCTCGGCTCAGGCGGCCCGTATCCTGCGCGAAATCGCCGGCATCAATATCAAGGGCGGCGACGTGGTGGAGGTTTCCCCTCCGTTTGACACCACCGGCGCCACCGCCATCGCAGGCGCTCATGTGGCGACCGAAATTATCTGCCTTCTTGGCTGGAATATGAGAGACAATGACTGACTTCAATCAGCCGATCAGCGGCAATGATCTGGCCCGCTTCTCCGGGCCGAACACCTTTATGCGGTTGCCACAGGCCACCTCGCTTGACGGGCTGGATGTGGCCATTCTGGGTGTGCCGATGGATATCGGCACCTCCTGGCGCTCCGGCACCCGCTTTGGCCCCAAGCAGATCCGCGCCGAAAGCGCGATGATCCGCCCCTATAATATGACCTCCGGGGCCGCGCCATTTGATAGCCTGAATATCGGAGATATCGGCGATCTGGCGATCAATACGTTCTCTCTACCCGACAGCCTGCGCATCATTCAGGAGAGCTATAGTGCAATCCTGTCCAGCGACGTGACACCTGTCGCGATGGGCGGGGATCATTCGATCACCCTGCCAATCCTGCGGGCCATTGCCGAAAAATACGGGCCTGTCGCGCTGGTCCATGTGGATGCCCATGCGGATGTGAACGACGATATGTTCGGCGAGCGTGAGACCCATGGCACCGTGTTCCGCCGCGCCTATGAAGAAGGGCTGATTGTCGCCGACAAGACCTATCAGATCGGGCTGCGCGGCACCGGCTATGGCGCGGACGACTTCAAGGAGGCGCAGCGCTGGGGCTTCCAGCACTTCCCGGCCAGCGAATTGTGGAACCGCTCGCTGCATGGAATGGGTGCGGAAATTCGTCGCGATATCGGCAATAGGCCGGTCTATGTTTCCTATGATATTGATAGTCTTGATCCGGCCTATGCGCCGGGCACCGGCACGCCGGAAATCGGCGGGCTGACCACACCGCAGGCGCTGGAGCTGATCCGGGCCTTGCGGGGGCTGAATATTGTGGGTTGCGATATGGTCGAAGTGTCGCCGCCTTATGACACCTCGGGCAATACGGCTTTGACAGCGGCCAATCTGCTGTATGAGCTGCTCTGTGTGCTGCCGGGTGTGACAACAAAATAAGGCAGGCTGTCCAGTGGCAGCCGCCACGAGGGAGAGCGGATCACATGGGTCGAGTGATGATATTTGTCTGGCTGAGCATTGCGGCGCTTGTCGTGGTGCTCGGCTTTATCCGGCTGGCGCCCAGCGACCCGCTGGACTGGAACACGCAGCCGGAATTTAGCGAGGACAAGACCTTTCGCGGCGGCGTGTTTCGGGTGGTTCGCAGCGGTGAGGACGGGCTGGAGCGGTTTCACGCGGTCGCCAGCAATGCCCCGCGCACCCGTGTTCTGGCTGGTTCGGTCGAGGACGAGATGGTCACCTATGTGACCCGCACCCGGTTTCTGGGATTTCCCGACTATACCACGGCGCGGCAGCATGGTGCCCTGCTGAAGGTCTATGCCCGGCTGCGTTTTGGTCGCTCCGACCTGGGCGCCAATAATGACCGTATCAACAGCTGGATCGCGCAGATGGAGCCGACGCCACAGTAGCTGCACTTCCTGCCGGACCAGATGATGCGCCGCACGCGAGGTCGGCAGGCTGGGGTCAGATCCGGGGCAGGGGGTCGGTCGGGACCGATAGATCTGGTGCCGGATCGGCCTCAGCCGCAAGACACCCCTTTTGCACCTCGCGCCACATCGGCACATTCAGCGACATCTGGCATTGTGCGGTGAACATGCGCCCATCGACCTGCAGGCAGATAAACTCCCCCAGCTCGATCCGGCTGCCGCTCTTGTCGGTGCAATAGCAATCAATCGTGCGTCCGTTCGGGGCTGTCACATCCGCTTGGACTGTCGTCGCGGTGGCATAGGACAGCAGCACAAGACCAAGAAGCCGCGTCAGCTGTCGGCCCAAGGACCCAAACCTGCGTTCCGGCAGAGCCGGGGCAATGGCGCGCTGCGGCATGCGGCCCGCTCCTGCGATATGAGGACTGGCATGTTGCATGGCCCTAGCATATCACAAGGGCAGCTTTCCGCCAAAGACAGATCAGAACGGACATTGCGCGCATGATCCCCGAAGACCGCCTTGAACAGATTTTGCAACGGTTCCAGTATCTTGAGGCCGCAATGGCCGAGGGCGTTGCCGGTGCGGACATCGCGGCTCTGGCCAAGGAATATTCCGACCTGCGACCGGTTGCGGAGCAGATCTCTGCGTATCGCCGTCTGATCGCGGATCTGGAGGAGGCCGAGCAGATGCTGGATGATCCCGATATGGCAGAGCTGGCCGAAGAGGAATTGCCGCAGCTGCGCGCCGCCGTGCCCGAGGCAGAACACGCGTTGCAACTGGCGCTGTTGCCCCGCGATGAGGCGGACGCCCGCCCGGCGATGCTGGAAATCCGCCCCGGTACCGGCGGCGATGAGGCGGCCCTTTTCGCAGGAGACCTCCTGCGCATGTATCAGCGCTACGCCGAGGCACGGGGATGGGGCTTTGAGATCATCGAGGAGCAGACAACCGAACTCGGCGGGCTGAAAGAAGTGGTGGCCCATGTGAAGGGCGAAAACGTCTTTGCCCGGCTGAAGTATGAATCCGGGGTTCACCGCGTGCAACGGGTGCCGGTGACCGAATCCGGTGGCCGCATTCACACCTCCGCCGCCACAGTGGCGGTGCTGCCGGAGGCTGAGGATGTGGACCTGCGTATTGATCCCGGCGATCTGCGGATCGACACCATGCGGGCCTCAGGGGCGGGCGGCCAGCACGTGAACACCACCGATTCCGCCGTGCGGATCACCCATATCCCGACCGGCATCATCGTGGTCAGCTCCGAGAAATCTCAGCACCGCAACCGGGAAATTGCCATGCAGGTGATGCGGACGCGGCTCTATGATCTGGAACGGCAGCGGATCGACAGTGAGCGCTCAGCTGATCGCGCCAGTCAGGTAGGCTCAGGTGATCGCTCAGAACGGATCCGTACCTATAATTTCCCACAAG encodes the following:
- the mazG gene encoding nucleoside triphosphate pyrophosphohydrolase; its protein translation is MPETDLIHNETAGIERLLEIMRRLRDPKGGCPWDIEQDFASIAPYTIEEAYEVADAIEREAWDELKGELGDLLFQSVFHAQMAAEAGHFTFQDVVTTMSNKMVSRHPHVFGDESREKSADQQTADWETIKAAERAGKAQQGTLDGVAVGLPALLRAYKLQKRAARVGFDWPSADNVIAKIAEESAELVEARDSLSQAEVEEEFGDLMFVMANLGRHLGVEPEAALRAANAKFTRRFEGVEAKLAARGKRPEDSDLAEMDALWDEVKAESRAAKPARGS
- a CDS encoding M20 aminoacylase family protein, giving the protein MPVVNRIANYADEMKTWRRHLHQIPELALDLPKTAAFVAERLREFGVDELHEGIATSGMVAIINGQGHDAGDGPTIGLRADMDALPIPEESGVEYTSGHAGNMHACGHDGHTTMLLGAAKYLAETRNFTGRVALIFQPAEEAIGGARIMVEEGIMERFNIGEVYALHNAPGLPVGAFATTPGPLMAAVDSFHINIQGVGGHGAMPHETRDPVMAACGMAQAIQTIVSRNHYALDDLVVSVTQIHTGTVDNVIPDTAYINGTVRTFDPRVQEMVMRRMKEIVAGQAASYGVEAELDYEVGYPATINDASKTGFAASVAGEVAGPENVEAEAGREMGAEDFSYMLQARPGAYLFLGQGDSAGLHHPKYDFNDEIAPIGASFFARLVERAQPTAKLSADG
- the speB gene encoding agmatinase; protein product: MALEDAKHMIDHAFTREDMKGLSFEITFGGATSFLRRKYTKDLTGVDIAVTGVPFDQAVTNRPGTRLGPRAIREASCLQSPDEPYGWPHSPLSTLAIADYGDLAFDHADVPAFPAALTDHIRGILATDTASVVLGGDHYISFPILKAYAEKYGPISLLQFDAHTDTWPDDNMDRIDHGTMFYKAVKSGIVDPKTSVQVGIRTTNDDTLGVNIIDAPTVHEIGPVETAKRIKAILGDRPTYLTFDIDALDPAYAPGTGTPVWGGLTSAQAARILREIAGINIKGGDVVEVSPPFDTTGATAIAGAHVATEIICLLGWNMRDND
- the speB gene encoding agmatinase; this encodes MTDFNQPISGNDLARFSGPNTFMRLPQATSLDGLDVAILGVPMDIGTSWRSGTRFGPKQIRAESAMIRPYNMTSGAAPFDSLNIGDIGDLAINTFSLPDSLRIIQESYSAILSSDVTPVAMGGDHSITLPILRAIAEKYGPVALVHVDAHADVNDDMFGERETHGTVFRRAYEEGLIVADKTYQIGLRGTGYGADDFKEAQRWGFQHFPASELWNRSLHGMGAEIRRDIGNRPVYVSYDIDSLDPAYAPGTGTPEIGGLTTPQALELIRALRGLNIVGCDMVEVSPPYDTSGNTALTAANLLYELLCVLPGVTTK
- a CDS encoding DUF1499 domain-containing protein, whose protein sequence is MGRVMIFVWLSIAALVVVLGFIRLAPSDPLDWNTQPEFSEDKTFRGGVFRVVRSGEDGLERFHAVASNAPRTRVLAGSVEDEMVTYVTRTRFLGFPDYTTARQHGALLKVYARLRFGRSDLGANNDRINSWIAQMEPTPQ
- the prfA gene encoding peptide chain release factor 1; its protein translation is MIPEDRLEQILQRFQYLEAAMAEGVAGADIAALAKEYSDLRPVAEQISAYRRLIADLEEAEQMLDDPDMAELAEEELPQLRAAVPEAEHALQLALLPRDEADARPAMLEIRPGTGGDEAALFAGDLLRMYQRYAEARGWGFEIIEEQTTELGGLKEVVAHVKGENVFARLKYESGVHRVQRVPVTESGGRIHTSAATVAVLPEAEDVDLRIDPGDLRIDTMRASGAGGQHVNTTDSAVRITHIPTGIIVVSSEKSQHRNREIAMQVMRTRLYDLERQRIDSERSADRASQVGSGDRSERIRTYNFPQGRMSDHRINLTLYKLDQIMQGDLDEIIDALTADDQARLLAEMGQ